cttggatcggacagcgttcattgatatgagagaggtTTGCctctgctccttaatggaattttgatgggcaaatttgcaaacggTTTTTTGAACACCAAATACTGCTATTAAGTTTTATATGATGTAAGGTACCTATAGACTACCACACAATGTATATGTTTGTAGTGGCGGTAACTACCAACACATTACCGGTAAACGAACGCAATGCGATGCAAACGTTTTTATTGCTGTGAAATGTAATCGTTTAGATCTGTCGGATAGGTCTATCAAATGTGATTTGTTTTAGACATAATTAACATTTTCAAAATCTCTGTTAAGGTGTGCAAGCAAACTAGCGACCAATGGGCGTATGTGATTTTTCGCGACTGTATGTAGTTGGCAGGTGTGCGGACTGCGGTAGAGCGTGTGACTCTATTCGCATGTAAATGGGTGAGCGTGTGCAATCGATCAATGGGGTACGGGTGGGTGATAATGGGTgaactattattattattgtataaTCGTTTAAAAAACCAAACACTAAATATTGTGGGAGTAGGCAAAACTTAGCAAAGTACTTACCACAAATTTGGTTAAATGTTGGTATTTCAAGTCTGGCAAATTGACACGATTTTTGATGTGTCTTTAACGTCAGAGCTTTGGTCTAAAAGAAATGTAAAAAGTAGATACTGcataaatggcaaaaaaaaaatataattttaatattaaaagataaaatcaaaaaatatcaGATAATTAGGGCCTAAtaacaagaaaaattttattttggtttcttatagaaaaatccTACTGGATTAGACCTATTGAGGTGACTTTTTATATCTatacataggatgggggcatcaTAATTTTGTCATTGCATCTTTAACATCTTGAATTATGATCGTCGAATCTAGGATGTATATATGGCCTGGATCATTATGACCCCATTACTGGACGGCAAATGATCCGATTCTCTGGAACCTAGTaaaaaaagaaatcttttgGATTTCAATAGGTACAGCGCgaaacttgaaatttttcacatataactcttgttaatgtaggtcggttgggattataaattggctaaatcggtctatgttaaGAAATAGTTTCCAagttaaccgatcttccgaatataTTCCTCCTATGACTTTAAATAGATGTATCAAGTATGTTCCTACTCggtccaaaatctgatatagcttccacataaaccgaactctcgaatatacatcttgagcctctgaagagCTCATTGGTCTTATCTCtctcctgtagagtcagtggactatccttgggtTCAGTCTCTATTTCGTCTTCATCCTTCATCTTCAAAGTCACGCTCctaattcagttttctgtccaagattactcctaagtattttaccttgtcagatatcgaaatcgttcagaTACGTGGTGActccacctttgtcttcctcgtgaacagctgCTACGCAGATGGTTTCAATTccatcctcagtcagcatctttAATAGGATATTTAtaatggtcacccatagaagtggcgacaAAACCCCCTTTGAGACGTGcccttctcccttatatttatgacaTGTAACCCTTAGTTTATCcacttgttccttagcatatggtttatccaatctctaaTTACCCGGTCcactcggtactggtctaagaattggatcagtgtatcggtCCTTACATTGTTAAACGCATTGTAAATCGTCGAAatgttttaaaactttttttgttcgattttgacaTCCCTGTAGgaacaacaaaatcaacaacaacaacatcattgcATTTGGTATGTTAACATACTAAACTCAACAATACCATAAATCTTAAAGTGAAGTACGACATATACAAAACCTCTACAGAAATGGACTAAAATCCGCCATTACTCTAATGCTTTCACACTGACACAACCACGAACACTTGTATAGAtacacatgtatgtatgtatgtacgtatgtaCTGTTATACTCATGTGCACACGCAATATGACACAGCCACACATCAACTTAACGCCACTCACACACAATCAAAAGGACGttaacacaaaatttaaattgtgtTTTGAAAAATCCTTTCTAAACCGTCTTTTATGCCTGCTGCCGTGTGCCATTGGCTGCCGCGTGTTCAAATGCTGGCTGAATGGCCTAAAAGTAGGCTTTAGAAACACATTTGTTTTGTTGCTTTATTAGTTTTTAGTTTCGCTGCCTAGTTGACACTCCTCATTTGGCGAAATGGCATGCATGCAAAGTCGtagaaactgttttttttttgtgatgcgTGGATTTTTCACATTCTCACACGGACACGTTCAGGACCACTAATGTGGCAAAGGGTAtaagtgaaaaatttaaaacagcaaTGAAGAGGGGAaaacttatgaaatttttttggatGCATAGAAAGAAGATCATTATCACAAAAGCACAAGGTTTCAGTCACATTAACTTGATTTCCtatctttttcattttttaacctTTCGAAAAGTTGTAAATTTACATTTACGTATCCATTTTTCGTAAGTTAGTCTCTTTTCAAAAATAACAACCAGAAATAACATTTGcgtttttcttttccatttgctttAAATCGTTATTTGATTTGCATATAGGCCATCTTTCTTTGTGGCTGGCTGTCATTTTAAATAACTGTCTTTGTTCTTCTTTGAACTTTGAATAGAACTTTGAATGACCAATGGCAAAGAAATGGCCTCAATAGCAATAGAATTAGATTGGCCTAAAATTGGAAATTGTCATTAGGCTATAAAActttgcaaaattattaagatttttttttttactaaagtaTTCAAGCTAAAAATATGTGCAAATCACGCCAAGTTTTCTAATTTCCATTGTATTTAAATTATGTATGGCCAATTCTTGCTAATTTGCAAAAGGAGGTGATTAAGGAACAAGGCGTATGGAAAGGATTTTAAGGGTAGGTCATTGTTGATTTAACTGCCTGCGAATATTTGTTCTATTTTTATGATGACATTTAAAGTAGATGCTAACTTTAATTTACTGCAAGAAACAAGTAACTGCAAATTTAGGTCGAACAATGCCAATTAGATCTAAGTCCAAATTCGATTGGCCTAAACTTAGTAATTGTCATTTGGCTATAAAATCACGTCAATTTTgccaattttcattttattttaaatataaagtcaattgctctttaatttgaaattggagatgattaaagaaataaaatgacaATGGCAAAGAATTTTAGGCTACGCCATTGTTGATTAAACTacctgatttttttttaattttattatgacATAAAAATAGTTATTAGTTTCAATTTactgaaatgaaaaaattttaacaaagttaACTTTATAATACCTAAACCAAAGTCGATTGATGGTaaagtaatgcaaattttgcccacaggagcaaacttcgcacatatcaatgagtgcattccgattcaactctaagctcaatgatataggggcctcccttttatagccgagtccgaacggcgtgccgcagtatgacacctctctggagagaagttttatatggcacagtacctcgcaaatgttgccaatatTAGGGCAgaaaaaccaccgatgaaaaaaaaatttttttctcgccaggattcgaacccaggttttcagcgtcataggctgacatgctaacatGTAGATCTTAACTGATTCTTATAGTCTAGAACTCAAATCTGTTAATACATACAGCGAAGCCGACAGAAAGTGCTACCAATACAACTGACACAAATTTTTGTGTGATAATTCATTTCTTAGTCCTTTCCTTGGTCGCTAAAATgacgcatatggttcagattggcaTTTAGCTAATTCTACAGTCACTGTGTGGTGGAAATGAAGTGCGGTTTATGATTTATAagacactagctgacccgggcctgctccgctgcgcctcttTTACTTATctattttcgacaataaaagatcatttagtgaaatactatgctaacttgactaacagtttaacaatataagtgcctatatctgaatcccatatgatctttattggtctacgaatttaagtttggaggtgtactcctttcttaaaatacttcatttcagaccgatattctcatgatgtctgatttagtggtgttttcgggggagaggtggtcccccagatacttggccctgaaaaaatatcagcatcgtgctcttctctcaaataccatttatttaccatattgcaattggcttaagaggagtttacaagatgaggcggccctcaaacacatggccccaaaattggttatcaaattcgtgttctaatttcaaattcctttcatttgagccacatattggcatggtcgaaaaatgtttccctttgggggtgttttgggaaaggggtgatgcccttaacacatggtcctacatttggatatcaaattcgtattctactcccaaaaacctttatttgaggcccatattgcgatggtcagtaaaaaattgctgtttgtggtgtattttggCAAAGGGGCAGATCCcacaaaattggtcccgaaagtgggtatcaattcttgatctaccttccaatacctttcatttaagctccacattgacatggtaggtaaatatgcccgatttaggggtgttttggggattggggtggtcccccataaactaagccctgaaaatatatcagcaacatgttcTAATCTCATATCTCATTGCGAATGAcctcaaaagtggatatcaaattcgttctctattctcacttaaactccttattgcaaatgtcagcaaatatatccggtttgggatattggccctaaatattatgaatatttagttccactctctttaagacccaaattgtcttggtgagcaaatacgtcctatttcggggttgttatggtggtgggacgtccgctagacagttggcccctaatgttgatatcagatacgtggtctactcccacatacctttaatttgagccccatatttccatagtcttcaaatatgaccggcttggggggtgttttgaggaatgggctgccactcagtgagctggccttgaaaatgtatatcggattcgtgttccactttaaaaacctcttatttgagcctcatattgcaacagtcagaaaatacttagtatttgggtggtgttgtgggggtggcgtggccccatagacacttttcccgaatattgatatcaaattcgtgctttactcccaaagacctttcatttgagccccatattgctatggtcgtaaacgtgtcccctttgggggaggtttttggggagaggcggcccccaaaacacttggtcccatatttggatatcagattcgaattctacacaaaaaaaaaccttttatttaagccccatattcccatggtcagtaaataagtcctgtttgggaggtgttttgggaaagggttccaCCCCCCTCCgcccccccagaaacgtgatcccacatttggatatcacattcgtattctactcgcaaaaacctttcatttgagtcttatattgccatgatcggtatatgtccgatttaggggtgtttttggggttgggtggtgttgtgggggtgggatggccccatagacacttttcctgaatattaaTTATCAGattattaatatcagatttgtgctttactcccaaatacctttcttttgagccccatgtggctatggtcgtatatgtgtcccctttggtggaggtttttggggagaggcggacccccaaacacttggtctcatatttggatatcagattcttattatacatttaaataccttttatttaagccccatattcccatggtcagtaaataagtccagtttggggtgtgttttggggaaggagtggaaccccagaaacgtggtcccacatttggatatcagattcgtattctactcgcaaatacctttcatttgagtcccatattgccatggtcggtaaatatgtccgatttaggggtgttttggggcttggggtggaccccctagcacttggtccgacaattgaatatcagatacgttttcttatcctaaatacctttcatttgagtcccatattgtcgtgattggtctaaatatatgtttggtaggttttagggtggggcagcccccctgggtaccccatccgaaatgtggatagcaaatttttgatttttggttactatatgagagcacacaaaatttcgcttaaatcgcaccacccatctccgagatctggcgtttctgaaaattagggtaagggtgagggtccgcccctccttcaggtatcaaaaaatgtagtaccctattttcaccacggggtcactatgcaccatctgtgaacttttcaagaaaatcggttcagccgaatTCGTCAggggttattggggaaattgtgtatgAGCCGAAAAgatttgggcgataagaagtttcgactcctttatgtCGCCAGGCTCTGATGAGGTATCGCCGGTTGAACTACATGCTgtatctgatagactggttacTTGGCTTTGGGAAATACACTCTGCTTGTACTAGCatgtcatatattgggttgcccaaaaagtaattgcggattttttaaaagaaagtaaatgcatttttaataaaacttacaatgaactttaatcaaatatactttttttacactttttttctaaagcaagctaaaagtaacagctgataactgacagaagaaagaatgcaattacagagtcacaagctgtgaaaaaatttgtcaacgccgactatatgaaaaatccgcaattactttttgggcaacccaatatatttgtgGCATATCCCTCTatcccaccccaccccaaagatcattttcattccgaaagcaggaaaatcctAGTACACGAAGGTGAAAGATTTGGGgaatcctttatgctgaagaattttaagaggttgatagaaacaaggaggccaccgtagcgcagaggttagcatgtccgcctatgacgctgaacgcctgggtttgaatcctggcagaaacatcagaacatttttcatcggtggttatcccctcctaatgctggtgaaatttgcgaggtactgtaccattcggtatggcagccatgtaaaaacttctccccaaagatgtgtcgcttggcggcatgccgttcggactcggctataaaaaggaggtgccaTATCAGTAAGctttaaattgaatcggacagcacctattgatttgagagaagtttgcctcagttccttaatgtaatgttcaggggcaaattttcctttgcaatcttcaaacattgaattatatgaaccgtaccatcgattcaaataaagatttcatggatttttctgaatcttatgtgtttttttgttgttgttgaaaaactttcctatagctcttaacaaatcCCCCCTTTTAAACCCGAAATCCATTCATGGAAGTGGAAATTCAAAAGATTGCATTAGATCTTAGGTCTTGGTGATATAATATTCTGAATTCTCACCTTTGGTAGTCATATAAATACAATTAAGTCCTGGTAACAACTGTATAGAAACAATTAAAACGTTATCTCTCATTGTCTAATAAAAAAACCTATTGATAACTTTATTAATAATTTGATATGTTACTTCCCTCTCTTTCAATTAAATTGTAAGCACATACATACTTACATATATTTTGCTACCACAATATATTCGATGctattaaaattgttatttgtttATTGTTTCTATGCCCACCATCGAAGGACGGTTGTATATTCATTATacgctacaccactactgtggtacagggtattattacttagtgcatttgtttgtaacatccagaaggaataaagatagacccattgattagtatagcgatcgactcagaatcactttctgattccatttagctatgtccgtctgtctgtaattctgtccatgttaatttgtgtacaaagtacaggtcgcaattttcatcccattgtcTTCAAATTCAGTACAGACAtgcttttcggcctagagacgaagcctattgaaattggaaaaaatcgtttcagatttggatatagctcccatatatatgttcgtccgatttgcagtaataatgaaataaaatggctacttgtaaaccgattctttctcgaaatttggaggaagtattttcttattagtctcgacattactggtgaatttcatagaaatcggtttagatttagatatagctctcatatatatgttcgtccgatttgcagtaataatgcaataaaatggtcatttgttaaccgattctcaggaaatttggcaggaatgattttgttatgactctcgacattactggtgaatttcatagaaatcggtcgagattaagatatagctgtcatatatatctatcgcccgattttcacacctAGAGCCATTaataggaactaccctacacactccagggaaactggaaactCTGGGTATTCCTCATGTgagttaagttttcaggactagtcacgaaggacaacgaatgatagatggtcacaaagagggggctgtgagcattccagaactatgtggcctaatgttTGTTGTTCACTGACAGTTAAATAGTTCAGTCGTGTTTTAATGGATCTCCCTCCTAATACACTTTGCGCCAAGTGCTTTAAGGCTTTAAGTGCCAAATCGATAGCCTGCCACGTTTGTAGAGCTAAATATCATTTTTTCTGTGCGGACATTGATGCAAATATTGCcgaactttttattaaaaacgcgaACTTAGTTTTCAACTGCAATGATTGTTTGCGTCTCACTTCTAATCTAATTGCTGGCATTTCATCTTTAAAAACTGAAGTAAGAGAACTCAAGCTCTTAATCGACTCTTCACTGAGAGCAGAAGTGCACGAATTGAAGCAAATAATAGAGAACAACAAGCAAACTGAAAAAAAACAACGGCATCAACATAACTCCAATCTTAATACTGCAGCAGTGAGGAGCCGTGATGTTGTTGGTAAGGTTCAAAGTACAAATGCCCCTgtcgctgctgctgtcgaacATTCGTTGAACGTAAACAACAGCCAACATGTTGTGCCATACGCGTCATCTGTATCATCGCTTAACACAGTAGATGCTAATGCTGTTGATAATGATGATGCTGTGTTTGAAGCCAACGTCCTACCTAATTCTAATTGGGTGCGTGTCCAGAGGCGTAGAAAAAGAAAGGataaggtcatttatggtgaaaATAATACAACAAATGAATTGGATGTTGTTATTTCTAAGAAATGGGTGCATATTTCATCTTTTAAGCCATCAGTTACGAGCGAGCATATCACTGACTTTATTCAAAAGAATGCTAACATTGCAAAGTCTAATATGGAGTGCTATGTGCTTGTGAAAAAAGATGTTGACATCAATAGTTTAAAACGCGTCAACTTTAAGCTTGGTGTTACATCTAATCATTACGATGACGTCATCAACCCAAAGTTATGGCCTACTGATATTAGAATTCGtccatttataaattttcaaaaaatggcaGTGGAATCGCTTCCCCATTGATTAATGAGGTGCATGgtttaaaaatttactaccataATCTGTCTGGTATGCGTACGAAATCCAAGGATGTTTTTGATTTCTCCAATCAATTGAACTATGATGTTATTGCTCTTGTTGAAACCTGGTTGAACGATGACTTTTGTGATGCTGAGTTCTTCGATCTAAATTTATTTGCTGTTTACCGTAAAGATAGAAATGTTTCAAGGACTGGATATTCTAGAGGAGGTGGTGTGCTCTTGGCCGTTAAATCTCAATACAAGTCAAACTTATGTGGTTTGGATGATGACAGCGGATTATTAGACCAAATTGCTGTATGCATAAATGGTTTAAATCTTAGCGTTGTATTATGTTTGTCTTACATACCCCCAGGTAGTAGTGCATCTATTTATTCGAAGCATATTGATAATATTTTTGCTATTGAAGTAAGCATGGGGTCGAAAGCTAATATTTGTGTTATGGGTGATTTTAATTTACCTAACATTTGTTGGTCAAAATTTGACGACAATCATTTTTTAACGCCCACTAATGTAAACAAGGATTACGAGGTCAATTGTATTGATACTTTATTAAGTTTAAATCTTGTTCAAATTAATCATTTTTCTAATCAACTTCACCGATTTCTTGATCTTATTTTTGTTCcaaatgattttaaatttaatgtttatgAATGTTTGGCTCCAATTTCCCCATCTAATCTACATCATATGCCTATTGTTGTTGAAGTAGGTTATTTTAACTTTCTAAAATCATCACCGTCTCAAAATCTGGCTCTAAATTATAACGTTTGTGATTTTAATATGTTGAATTCAATTCTTGGCTCCATTGAttggataaaaatatttaatgataAAACATCATcagtttgttatgatttttttatagaaaaagtctcTGATATACTTAAATCTAATGTTCCGTTTAAGAAAAATAAGCCACATAAACTGCCTTGGTATACGACAGGTCTtaagaaacttaaaaatttacgaaataaaTTTCATAAGCGCTTTTTGGCGCATGGTGATCCAGAAGATTTGGTCCAATGCAAGCATTATCAacgtgaatttaattttttaaataaattcctCTATAAGCAATACATTCTGGATAAAGAGAATGAAATTAAAGCCAATCCTAAAAGCTTTTGGTCTTATGTTAACTCTAAAAGGAAAACATCTGATATCCCATCTACTCTCACATATAATGGCTGtacatcaaaatctggtgtGGACGTGGTTAATATGTTTGCTTCTTTTTTCAAATCTAATTTTGATTCTCCCGTAACAAGTAGCGCGGCAGTCCTTGATTCTGTATCTGCTATtaatttggcaaatatttctGTTTCGGATGAAGATGTGTTGGACgctatttttaatattaagaaTAGTTTTAAACACGACGCCGATGGCCTTTGTgcttattttctaaaaaagtgTTCTATTTGTGTAGCTCCAATTTTAACTTTCATTTTCAATCTCTCTATTAAGGAGGgtatatttattaatagatgGAAAGTAGCATCAATTACCCCAGTTTTTAAAGGTGGCAGAAAAGACGATGTAACTTGTTACAGGCCAATTGCTAAATTGTCGTGTGTTTCAAAAGTGTTTGAGCATGTTattcacaaaaaattgttttttatttgcaaatcatttatttctccccatcagcatggattttttTCAGGAAGATCAACTTCAACTAATTTGGTTCTCTTTACAGAATATTGCCTATCTGCCTTTGAACGTGGCTGTCAAGTTGAAGCCATTTACACAGATTTATCAAAAGCTTTCGATAAAGTATCACATTCTATATTGCTCGATAAATTACAAGAATTAGGGTTTCATTCCAATTTTCTTTCTTGGATCGCTTCATATCTTCACAACAGAGTGTGTACAGTAAAGGTGGAGAGTTTTGTATCTTCACCTTATATTCAAACTTCCGGTGTGCCTCAGGGTAGTATCTTGGGGccacttctttttattttattcataaatGGCATTTCCTCATGCTTTTCAACATCTAGATTTCTGCTCTATGCTgatgatttaaaaatatttcataaaattgaGTCTATGTCTGATGTCTTCGATTTACAGAATGACTTGGACAATCTGCTGAGTTGGTGTATTAGCAACAAGCTTCttataaatttatcgaaatgtgCTCACGTCTCTTTTTACAGATTGCGTCATCCAATCcaaacttcatttaaaattgGTAATTGTGTACTTAAAAAATCAACTTCAGTTCGCGACCTGGGTGTGATTTTTGATTTCTCCTTGTCCTTTGTTCCACAtattgactatataatacctgaTGCTTATAAGGTCCTTGCTTTTATTAAGAGAAATTGCTTTGATTTTTCTGATCCTAACACTTTCAAGATATTATATACAACTTTTGTTAGATCAAAGTTGGAGTATGCCGCCATCATTTGGGATCCTTATTGTATTTCGCATATCGGTCGTATTGAACgaattcaaaaacttttttctaaatttgcccTTAGGCCTTTGTTTCCTTTGGAGCATCCACCATATCGGTCGCGATGTTTGTTACTGGGACTACAGAGTTTGGATTgccgtagaaaatttcagtctgctttatttatttttgatttgattaataATCGTGTCGATTCTCCCGATTTGTTGGCTTTAGTTCCGTTTTCTGTTCCAGTAAGGAGTTTACGATTTACTGATTTATTTAGTATTAAATTTCATCGTTGCAATTATGCCCGCAATGGACCACTAACACgctcatttttaaatttaaatcgaattaatttaaattttcaaaaag
The genomic region above belongs to Stomoxys calcitrans chromosome 5, idStoCalc2.1, whole genome shotgun sequence and contains:
- the LOC131997858 gene encoding uncharacterized protein LOC131997858, with amino-acid sequence MPAAVCHWLPRVQMLAEWPKIFNCNDCLRLTSNLIAGISSLKTEVRELKLLIDSSLRAEVHELKQIIENNKQTEKKQRHQHNSNLNTAAVRSRDVVGKVQSTNAPVAAAVEHSLNVNNSQHVVPYASSVSSLNTVDANAVDNDDAVFEANVLPNSNWVRVQRRRKRKDKVIYGENNTTNELDVVISKKWVHISSFKPSVTSEHITDFIQKNANIAKSNMECYVLVKKDVDINSLKRVNFKLGVTSNHYDDVINPNGIASPLINEVHGLKIYYHNLSGMRTKSKDVFDFSNQLNYDVIALVETWLNDDFCDAEFFDLNLFAVYRKDRNVSRTGYSRGGGVLLAVKSQYKSNLCGLDDDSGLLDQIAVCINGLNLSVVLCLSYIPPGSSASIYSKHIDNIFAIEVSMGSKANICVMGDFNLPNICWSKFDDNHFLTPTNVNKDYEVNCIDTLLSLNLVQINHFSNQLHRFLDLIFVPNDFKFNVYECLAPISPSNLHHMPIVVEVGYFNFLKSSPSQNLALNYNVCDFNMLNSILGSIDWIKIFNDKTSSVCYDFFIEKVSDILKSNVPFKKNKPHKLPWYTTGLKKLKNLRNKFHKRFLAHGDPEDLVQCKHYQREFNFLNKFLYKQYILDKENEIKANPKSFWSYVNSKRKTSDIPSTLTYNGCTSKSGVDVVNMFASFFKSNFDSPVTSSAAVLDSVSAINLANISVSDEDVLDAIFNIKNSFKHDADGLCAYFLKKCSICVAPILTFIFNLSIKEGIFINRWKVASITPVFKGGRKDDHGFFSGRSTSTNLVLFTEYCLSAFERGCQVEAIYTDLSKAFDKVSHSILLDKLQELGFHSNFLSWIASYLHNRVCTVKVESFVSSPYIQTSGVPQGSILGPLLFILFINGISSCFSTSRFLLYADDLKIFHKIESMSDVFDLQNDLDNLLSWCISNKLLINLSKCAHVSFYRLRHPIQTSFKIVCKDMNSIDYNNK